A region from the Chrysoperla carnea chromosome 4, inChrCarn1.1, whole genome shotgun sequence genome encodes:
- the LOC123297352 gene encoding T-complex protein 1 subunit eta yields the protein MQPQILILKEGTDNSQGTPQLMSNINACNAVVDCVRTTLGPRGMDKLIVNNRKATISNDGATIMKLLDIVHPAAKTLVDIAKSQDAEVGDGTTSVVILAGEFLKQIKPFIEEGVHPRIIIKAVRKTLEICIEKINALAVKINNENPAEQRSLLEKCAATALSSKLIHQQKDFFSKMVVDAVLTLDKLLPLDMIGIKKVSGGALEDSLLVDGVAFKKTFSYAGFEMQPKSYKNCKIALLNIELELKAERDNAEVRVTSVKEYQKIVDAEWQILYNKLKQIHESGAQVVLSKLPIGDVATQYFADRDMFCAGRVPEEDLKRTMKACGGAVMTTTHDLNDSVLGSCDLFEERQIGGERYNLFRGCPNAKTCTLILRGGAEQFLEETERSLHDAIMIVRRTIKNDAVVAGGGAIEMELSKIIRDYSRTIAGKEQLLIGALAKALEVIPRQLCDNAGFDATNILNKLRQKHAQGHCWYGVDINKENITDNFEACVWEPAIIKINALTAAAEAACLILSVDETVKSPKSASDGGPPAGRGMGRPM from the exons atg caacctcaaatattaattttgaaagaagGGACAGATAATTCCCAAGGTACTCCACAATTAATGTCAAATATAAACGCATGCAATGCTGTTGTTGATTGTGTTCGAACAACCCTTGGCCCCCGGGGAATGGATAAGTTAATTGTAAACAACAGAAAGGCAACTATTTCAAATGATGGAGCCACAATTATGAAACTTTTGGATATTGTACATCCAGCAGCCAAAACCCTCGTCGACATTGCAAAATCACAAGATGCTGAAGTTGGAGATGGCACAACCAGTGTTGTAATCTTAGCTGGTGAattcttaaaacaaattaaaccaTTCATTGAAGAAGGTGTCCATCCAAGAATAATTATCAAAGCTGTGCGAAAAACGTTAGAAATTTGTATTGAGAAAATAAACGCATTAgcagttaaaattaataatgagaATCCTGCAGAACAAAGAAGTTTACTCGAAAAATGTGCAGCTACAGCGTTGAGCtcaaaattaattcatcaaCAAAAAGATTTCTTCTCGAAAATGGTTGTAGATGCTGTTCTAACATTGGACAAACTATTGCCATTAGACATGATTggtattaaaaaagtttctggAGGTGCTTTAGAAGATTCTTTACTCGTTGATGgtgttgcatttaaaaaaacgttCTCGTATGCTGGATTTGAAATGCAAccgaaaagttataaaaattgtaaaattgcaTTACTTAACATCGAATTAGAATTGAAAGCGGAACGTGATAATGCTGAAGTTCGAGTTACTAGCGTTAaggaatatcaaaaaattgtcgATGCCGAATGgcaaatattgtataataaattgaaacaaattcaTGAATCTGGTGCTCAAGTTgttttgtcaaaattacctaTTGGAGATGTTGCGACACAATATTTTGCTGATCG TGATATGTTCTGCGCTGGTCGTGTCCCAGAAGAAGATTTAAAACGAACAATGAAAGCATGTGGCGGTGCCGTTATGACAACAACTCACGATCTAAACGACTCAGTACTTGGTTCATGTGACCTATTTGAAGAACGACAAATTGGTGGTGAACGTTATAATCTATTTAGAGGATGTCCAAATGCCAAAACGTGTACACTTATACTTCGTGGTGGTGCCGAACAATTTTTAGAAGAAACTGAACGATCACTTCACGACGCTATTATGATAGTTCGTCGTACAATCAAGAACGATGCTGTTGTAGCTGGAGGTGGTGCTATTGAAATGGAACTATCGAAAATAATCCGCGATTATTCACGTACAATTGCTGGCAAAGAACAATTATTAATTGGGGCATTAGCTAAAGCGTTGGAAGTAATTCCACGGCAATTATGTGATAATGCTGGCTTTGATGCAACAAATATCTTGAATAAATTACGGCAAAAACATGCGCAAGGTCATTGTTGGTATGGTGTAGAtattaacaaagaaaatattactGACAATTTTGAAGCATGTGTATGGGAACCagctatcataaaaattaatgctttaACTGCGGCAGCTGAAGCTGCTTGTTTAATATTGTCTGTTGATGAAACAGTTAAAAGTCCTAAATCAGCTTCTGATGGTGGTCCACCAGCTGGTCGAGGTATGGGTAGAcccatgtaa